DNA from Dasypus novemcinctus isolate mDasNov1 chromosome 19, mDasNov1.1.hap2, whole genome shotgun sequence:
GTATTGAGTGGCTGCTTGAGGGGTGGCTGGGGCCCGGGTTGTCCTGGCTGACAGAGGAGGTTGAGCACTGTGAATGTCCACTCAGGACTCCCTCTTACCTTACCTTGTACCAGGTCAGTGGAGATGAACAAACAAGAGCCTCTCAGTCTCTTGGATCTTGCAGCGCAGAGCCTGCTGAGTGATGAGGACTCCGCTGTGCGTGCCCTGGAAGAGCTCCCTGTGGTTCTCTTCCCAACACTCTCCACTGCAGCCTTCACTGGGGGACACATAAAGACTGTGAAGGCACTCGTGCAGGCCTGGCCCTTCCCCTGTCTCCATCTGGGATCATTAAAGGATCAGTCGATAACACAAGACCTGTTGGAAGCTGTGCTAGATGGGCTGGAATTTGTTCCTTCCGAGGTTTGCCCCAGGTAACTGTAGAGATGTGAATGCTTTAGGGGTGCAGAGAGTTGCAGAGTGAGTGAGATGCAGGCCAAAGAATGTGCCAGAGTCTGCTACTGGTATAACATGACTCATTGGAGACCTTGAAGCCATTGCTCGTGGACCTTTGGAGAAGAATCCTCTGTGGTTCAGAACTGATTTTACCTCTGAGGTGGTAAGAGTGAGGTTTCCATGCATTGGGGCCATATCCAGGACCACCTAAGACATCAGGACTTGAGGAGGAATCAAGGGGAATGAGGACAGAGGAAGGATAGCAAATGGGCTTGGGCATGACTGAGGGCTGGAACTGAGACCCTTCCCAGGGTCTGCTGCTTTTGGTCTCATTCCAGGCCTGCTGAATAATTCTGAAAGTCAACAACTTTGGGTCTCCCATTTGGTTCCCCACAGGAGATCAAAGCTGAAGGTGCTGGATTTTACCCATGACTTTGAGCACTCCAATTGGGAGGAATGCTCTGAGACCTCGCCTGCACCCTTTGTCATCACTCACACCCTGGAAGAGCCAGAGGCAGAGCAGCTCATGCCCAATCCCAGAGAACAACCTCAGCATACCCAAGAACCTGTGGAAATACACACAGACCTTTTCTTAGGTGGTTTGTTTGGTTTCTTCCACCTATCTGGTTTCCCCTCTTATATACTGCAGAGGGTAGAGAGGAGCCATGGTTGCCTGCGCCTCTGTTGTCGGACACTGGTCATTAACCAAGTGCCATTCCGCAGCGTCGTGGAGATCCTGGGAATGCTGGAGCTAGAATCCATTCGCGAAGTGAGGCTTCATCACAGGAGTAGGTTCTGCCTCGAGTCAGACATAATCCAGTTCTTCACCCAGGTCGGGCAGATGAGCAACCTGGGCAATCTCATCATGAGTGACATCCCCTGGGATTTCCCTGCTGACTCTTTCTCCCTGCTGAGTCCTCTGGGTCACCTCCAGAAACTCTACCTGACCTTTGGTTATCTCTCAGGCCAGCTACATAAAATGCTTAGGTGAGTGTTCTCAGTGTCTCCCGAAAGTACGAAGACCAAGACCCCTGAACACAGACTCCAAGGCTGGGGTCCTGGAGTAAGTGTTCTAGAAGAGAAAGATACATATCTGAAATTGGCATCttatccactcattcattcaagcaCCTAGCACATGCTGAGCACAGTGTTAAGAATGGAAGATAAAACCCTGAAATTATCCAGACAGGGTCTCACTTCCCTGGAACGTGTGTGGGCCTCTATAGAGAAGGCCCATATAATAAGAATCGTATTTAGGGTGAGATAATTATCAGGGTCATATTTAGGTGAGATAATTGCCCTTTACAGCATCTAAGCCCAATTAACTTGTTGAACTTGTTCCCCTTGTTTGTATCTCAGATTTCTGTGGCATATTCCAAATAGGGA
Protein-coding regions in this window:
- the LOC101428358 gene encoding melanoma antigen preferentially expressed in tumors — encoded protein: MNKQEPLSLLDLAAQSLLSDEDSAVRALEELPVVLFPTLSTAAFTGGHIKTVKALVQAWPFPCLHLGSLKDQSITQDLLEAVLDGLEFVPSEVCPRRSKLKVLDFTHDFEHSNWEECSETSPAPFVITHTLEEPEAEQLMPNPREQPQHTQEPVEIHTDLFLGGLFGFFHLSGFPSYILQRVERSHGCLRLCCRTLVINQVPFRSVVEILGMLELESIREVRLHHRSRFCLESDIIQFFTQVGQMSNLGNLIMSDIPWDFPADSFSLLSPLGHLQKLYLTFGYLSGQLHKMLSGLQKPLETLVINGCRLTENDITYLSQSVHATRLKELVLCSNNLSQTVPGPLEVLLGEMSGTLQHLNLRSCRLKESQLKALLPALCSCSRLRSLVFYDNVISTSGIMDVLECLARLMELKRVQYPVPTECVVYLDEYRWGNLNRVELARVHAKLQEMLQALQRADMQLTNSTSLV